The stretch of DNA CCTTATTCCGGAGGAAAACACGCCAGACAGCAGTTCAATAAGTCCAACCAGCATATTGTTGAGAGACTTATCAACAAGATGATGCAGTCTGAGAACAACACAGGCAAGAAGATGACCAACTACAGGATCGTTAAGGAATCTTTTGAGATCATTAATAAAAAGACCAAGGAAAATCCGATCCAGATACTGGTCAATGCTATCATTAATGCCGGACCCAGGGAGGAAACGGTCAGGTTGAAGTACGGGGGGATCGCTGTACCAAAGGCTGTGGACAGTGCACCCCAGCGCAGGGTGGATACTGCACTGCGGCTTGTGGCTGCAGGAGCGTACAAGTCTTCATTTAAGAAAAGGCGGCCTATTGAGGAAGCCCTGGCAAATGAGATAATAGCAGCCGCAAACTACGATGTCAAGTCCTATTCTATTAACAAGA from ANME-2 cluster archaeon encodes:
- a CDS encoding 30S ribosomal protein S7 gives rise to the protein MNKIFDKWDTTEVQVDDISVERYINLKPVMLPYSGGKHARQQFNKSNQHIVERLINKMMQSENNTGKKMTNYRIVKESFEIINKKTKENPIQILVNAIINAGPREETVRLKYGGIAVPKAVDSAPQRRVDTALRLVAAGAYKSSFKKRRPIEEALANEIIAAANYDVKSYSINKKEGKERVAKAAR